A single Streptococcus thermophilus DNA region contains:
- a CDS encoding helix-turn-helix domain-containing protein, with amino-acid sequence MYQRIIDLREDHDFTHKFVANLLSFSHTNYAKIERGEVALTADVLVQLSKLYNVSTDYLLGLTDCPDRIKHKIK; translated from the coding sequence ATGTACCAACGGATAATAGATTTGAGGGAAGATCATGATTTCACTCATAAGTTTGTTGCAAATTTACTTTCCTTTTCTCATACAAATTATGCAAAAATTGAGAGAGGAGAGGTTGCCTTAACGGCAGATGTTCTTGTGCAGCTTTCTAAACTCTATAACGTTAGTACAGATTACCTATTAGGGTTAACAGATTGTCCAGATAGGATAAAACATAAAATAAAATAG
- a CDS encoding DUF3173 family protein, with protein sequence MKTVTYKNLMNIGFPEHTARNIIREAKRIAVKKFEEARKVDHNAVQLSKSPFDNRRLGIAPKDIVEELIGISLSEDNLESEN encoded by the coding sequence ATGAAAACAGTAACATATAAAAACTTGATGAATATTGGTTTTCCTGAACATACGGCAAGAAACATCATTAGAGAAGCAAAAAGAATAGCAGTAAAAAAGTTTGAAGAAGCTCGCAAAGTTGACCATAATGCGGTACAATTAAGTAAATCGCCCTTTGACAATAGAAGACTTGGTATTGCTCCTAAAGATATAGTAGAAGAGTTAATCGGAATTTCACTCTCTGAAGACAATTTAGAAAGTGAGAATTAA
- a CDS encoding tyrosine-type recombinase/integrase: MATKNQKKYKGVYCDKNGKIFYQADLGVDPVTGKRVQKKARKNQYGKPFTTMKEAYDELVRIRYEFINNLSIENYNITFESYMNTIYLRAYKQKVQAVTYKTALPHHKLFIQYFGSKPLKGITARDCESFRLHIIEHYSENYAKNLWSRFKACMGYAERLGYISSMPCKALDNPRGKHPDTPFWTYIEFQNFIKSFDLQDYEDLQRFTTIWLYYMTGVRVSEGLSLWWEDVDFEHKFLKVHTTLEKDENGNWYRKDQTKTPAGERLIELDDVTISVLENWRKNQVANQDTDFIISRFGEPFCKSTICRIIKRKAKEVGVPVITGKGLRHSHASYLINVLQKDILYVARRMGHADKSTTLNTYSHWFNALDKTVSEEITQNVISAGLDSILCQNSCQTLSKG; this comes from the coding sequence ATGGCTACAAAAAATCAAAAAAAGTATAAAGGTGTTTATTGTGATAAGAATGGCAAGATATTTTATCAGGCTGATCTTGGTGTTGATCCAGTAACAGGTAAACGAGTTCAAAAGAAAGCTAGAAAGAATCAGTATGGTAAGCCATTTACTACAATGAAAGAAGCGTATGATGAACTGGTTCGAATTAGGTATGAGTTTATTAATAACCTTAGTATTGAAAATTATAATATAACATTTGAAAGTTATATGAATACCATTTATCTAAGAGCTTATAAGCAAAAGGTACAAGCTGTAACTTATAAAACTGCTTTGCCACATCATAAGTTATTTATTCAGTATTTTGGCTCTAAACCTTTAAAAGGCATAACAGCTAGAGATTGTGAATCTTTTAGATTGCACATCATTGAGCATTATTCTGAAAATTATGCAAAGAATTTATGGTCACGATTTAAGGCTTGTATGGGATATGCTGAGAGATTAGGATATATTTCATCTATGCCATGCAAGGCGTTAGATAACCCTAGAGGCAAGCACCCTGATACTCCATTTTGGACTTATATTGAGTTTCAGAACTTTATTAAATCATTTGATTTACAAGATTACGAAGATTTACAAAGATTCACAACTATTTGGTTATATTATATGACAGGTGTTCGTGTAAGTGAAGGTTTATCGTTATGGTGGGAAGATGTCGATTTTGAACATAAATTCTTGAAAGTTCATACAACCTTAGAGAAGGATGAAAATGGAAATTGGTATCGTAAAGACCAAACCAAAACACCTGCTGGAGAACGCCTCATTGAACTGGATGATGTGACAATATCAGTATTGGAAAATTGGCGAAAAAATCAAGTTGCCAATCAAGATACAGATTTCATTATTTCACGATTTGGTGAACCGTTTTGTAAATCAACGATCTGTCGAATCATTAAGAGAAAAGCTAAAGAAGTTGGAGTACCAGTGATAACAGGAAAAGGATTGCGGCACAGTCATGCTTCCTATCTCATAAATGTTTTGCAGAAAGATATTTTATATGTGGCAAGACGAATGGGACATGCTGATAAGTCTACAACCTTAAATACATATAGTCACTGGTTTAATGCATTAGATAAAACAGTATCAGAAGAAATCACCCAAAATGTAATTAGTGCAGGACTGGATTCCATTTTATGCCAAAATTCCTGCCAAACTCTGAGTAAAGGCTAA
- a CDS encoding ISL3 family transposase has protein sequence MEQLNLITNFLRIKDKNITITDEYDMGTHLELHGHLDHTAPKCPKCKGQMAKYDYQKTSKIPYLETAGYPLLIRLRKRRFKCKDCGKMAVAETPLVKKNHQISVAVNQKIAQLLIENQAMKHIAHRLSISTSSVMRELNEFKFETDWNALPEVMSWDEYAFKKGKMSFIAQDFDSLNVIAILDGRTQATIRNHFLRYPRKVRNRVKVITMDMFSPYYQLAKQLFPNAKIVLDHFHIVQHLSRAMNRVRIQIMNQFDRKSQEYRALKRYWKLIQQDSRKLSDKRFYRPMFRMHLTNKEILEKLLSYSDELRQHYELYQFLLFHFQEKNSDHFFSLIEQEIATVNPIFQMVFKTFLKDKDKVLNAMELPYSYAKLEATNNLIKVIMRNAFGFRNFENFKKRILIALNIKKERTKFVLSRC, from the coding sequence ATGGAACAACTAAATCTTATCACAAATTTTCTCAGAATTAAAGACAAAAATATCACTATCACTGATGAATATGATATGGGAACTCACTTAGAACTCCACGGTCACTTGGATCACACAGCCCCTAAATGCCCAAAATGCAAGGGACAAATGGCTAAGTACGACTACCAGAAAACTTCTAAAATCCCCTACTTAGAAACTGCTGGCTACCCTTTACTTATCCGTCTTCGAAAGCGTCGTTTCAAGTGTAAAGATTGCGGAAAAATGGCGGTCGCTGAAACTCCTCTTGTCAAGAAGAACCACCAAATCTCTGTCGCTGTTAACCAGAAAATCGCACAATTACTCATCGAAAATCAAGCAATGAAACATATTGCACACAGGCTATCTATCTCAACATCGTCAGTTATGAGAGAGCTAAATGAGTTCAAGTTTGAAACGGATTGGAATGCCCTACCTGAGGTGATGAGTTGGGACGAGTATGCCTTCAAGAAGGGGAAAATGAGCTTCATCGCTCAAGATTTCGACTCCCTAAATGTCATCGCCATTCTCGACGGAAGAACCCAAGCAACCATCCGAAACCACTTTCTACGCTATCCTAGAAAAGTTAGAAATCGGGTCAAAGTGATTACCATGGATATGTTTAGTCCCTATTATCAACTTGCTAAACAGCTTTTTCCGAATGCAAAAATTGTACTCGATCACTTTCATATCGTGCAACACCTTAGTCGCGCTATGAACCGTGTCCGTATTCAAATTATGAATCAATTCGACAGAAAATCGCAGGAATACCGAGCCTTGAAACGTTACTGGAAATTGATACAACAAGATAGCCGTAAACTCAGCGATAAACGATTTTATCGTCCTATGTTTCGAATGCATTTGACTAACAAGGAAATACTCGAAAAACTCCTATCCTACTCAGATGAACTCAGACAGCACTATGAACTCTATCAATTTCTCTTGTTCCATTTCCAAGAGAAAAACTCAGATCATTTCTTCAGTCTCATCGAACAGGAAATAGCCACTGTTAATCCTATTTTCCAGATGGTATTTAAGACATTTTTAAAGGATAAAGACAAGGTTTTAAACGCCATGGAATTGCCTTATTCCTACGCCAAACTGGAAGCTACCAATAATCTCATCAAAGTCATTATGAGAAATGCCTTTGGTTTCAGGAACTTTGAAAACTTTAAAAAACGGATTTTGATTGCATTGAACATAAAGAAAGAGAGGACGAAGTTCGTCCTCTCTAGGTGTTAG
- a CDS encoding ABC transporter ATP-binding protein — MSNLIFDSVTKIFGEGGSKYVALENINFEAESGQLILVVGPSGSGKTTFLTIAGGLQTPTNGDVKINDSTINSLSKKQQTKLRLEKIGFILQSYNLVPFLTVEEQFKFVDKLKKQNLTEQKLHELLSDLGLLELLKKYPNQLSGGQKQRVAIARALYTDPDYILADEPTAALDTDRSMKVIELLRDLAHKRNKIIIVVTHDLRLKDMADKVYQIIDGKMTILEK; from the coding sequence ATGTCAAATCTCATTTTCGACTCAGTCACAAAAATTTTTGGTGAGGGGGGTAGTAAGTACGTAGCACTAGAAAATATTAATTTCGAAGCAGAAAGCGGTCAGCTTATTTTAGTTGTAGGGCCATCAGGATCAGGAAAAACTACATTTTTGACTATAGCAGGCGGACTACAGACACCAACTAATGGTGACGTAAAAATAAATGACAGTACAATTAACAGTTTGTCCAAAAAACAACAAACAAAATTAAGATTGGAAAAAATAGGATTTATTTTACAATCTTATAACTTAGTCCCATTTTTAACGGTCGAAGAACAGTTTAAATTCGTAGATAAACTAAAAAAACAAAATTTGACTGAACAAAAATTGCATGAGCTTCTTTCTGATTTAGGACTTTTAGAACTGCTAAAAAAATATCCTAATCAACTTTCTGGTGGACAAAAGCAGCGTGTGGCAATTGCTAGAGCATTATACACTGATCCTGACTATATTTTAGCAGATGAACCCACAGCCGCATTAGATACAGATAGATCCATGAAAGTAATCGAGTTACTCAGAGATTTAGCGCACAAAAGAAATAAAATTATTATTGTAGTTACTCATGACTTAAGGTTAAAAGATATGGCAGACAAAGTTTATCAGATAATTGACGGTAAAATGACAATCCTGGAGAAGTAA
- a CDS encoding FtsX-like permease family protein — protein sequence MFLAIKEMLHEKLRYSLIVALIFLVSYLLIILTGLATGLANLNKAAINEWDASSIVLNSDSEGRLQQSFLSQDQVASLPNNGTRISQYSTLVKSENGLKENTQLVALDSKSFIFKKLKITSGSKNVRNNAGVVSDKFKRDGFKIGDHLLVANSSLRIKITGFTPRATLSALPVVYISPDTIQSLNKGVTNAVVFKNTLNNSKIPKGTIQLSIDSFINKLPGYSAQQLTFNFMIGFLYIIILIVISIFLYILTVQKLPNLGVLKAQGVSTQYLVLSTLFQSFIMSVIGVIIAIILGEITAITLPSEVPIVIDKSNIIVTGIGIIIMSLLGALIPIRQIAKVDPYKIIGG from the coding sequence ATGTTTTTAGCTATTAAAGAGATGCTACATGAAAAATTGCGTTATAGCCTAATAGTGGCACTTATATTTTTAGTAAGTTATCTTTTGATTATTCTTACTGGTTTAGCCACTGGTTTAGCTAACCTAAACAAAGCGGCAATTAACGAGTGGGATGCTTCAAGTATTGTCTTAAATAGTGATTCTGAAGGACGTTTACAACAATCTTTTCTTTCACAGGATCAGGTTGCTAGTTTACCCAATAATGGAACCAGAATTTCACAGTATAGTACACTTGTAAAATCAGAAAATGGATTAAAAGAGAATACTCAATTAGTAGCTCTTGATTCCAAATCGTTCATATTTAAAAAATTGAAAATAACAAGTGGTAGTAAAAATGTCCGAAACAATGCCGGCGTCGTATCGGATAAATTCAAACGTGATGGATTCAAAATCGGTGACCACTTGTTAGTTGCTAATTCATCATTGAGGATTAAAATTACAGGTTTTACACCCAGGGCAACTTTAAGTGCTCTTCCCGTGGTTTATATTTCACCAGACACTATTCAATCACTGAATAAAGGTGTAACAAATGCTGTGGTATTCAAGAATACGTTAAATAATTCAAAAATACCAAAAGGGACTATTCAGTTAAGCATTGACTCATTTATTAATAAATTACCCGGATATAGTGCACAACAACTCACATTCAACTTCATGATTGGTTTTTTGTATATTATTATTCTAATTGTTATTTCAATTTTCTTGTATATTCTGACCGTTCAAAAATTACCTAACTTAGGTGTCTTGAAGGCGCAAGGAGTCTCAACGCAATATCTTGTTTTGAGTACGTTATTTCAATCATTTATTATGTCAGTTATTGGCGTTATTATAGCCATTATATTAGGTGAAATAACAGCTATTACGTTACCCAGCGAGGTACCCATTGTCATCGATAAAAGTAATATTATTGTAACTGGAATCGGTATTATTATTATGTCCTTGTTGGGTGCGTTGATACCAATTCGCCAAATTGCCAAAGTTGATCCTTACAAAATTATTGGAGGTTAA